CCGTACTTTATATTTCAAACATTCTGGCTTGATAAAGGAAAATCAAATCATAAATATACTGATTTTATAATTGTTATTTTACTCAGTTTAACTATTACATTTTGTATGGCTCACCCAATTAGGTTTTCAGACGGGATTATTTTTGATTTAAGACAAATTCCATTTATAATAGGATTGTTTTATTTTGGTTGGCGTTTCGGTCTAGTGTTATATTTAACAATACTGGTTAATCGGCTTTTTATTGGTGGCGAAGGTTTTTATATCACTTTTTTAGTTACTACATTTATGTTAATTTTCATATCACTATTTAAAAATAAATATGATTGCTTTGGTATCAAAGGGAAGATAACATCACTTACTGCAGCCGCTATTTTTTCATCTATAGCTATTGTTCTATTATCTCATGCAACGATTCAACCCCTATCTTTTGAACAGAACCTTACCTCAATAAATTTCATTATCATTCAAGGTTTAAGTATGCTTATATTCGCATATATCATACAAAATTCAATACAAGTTATAAAAATTCGAGAAGAATTACTAGAAACAGAGAAATTGAAGGTCGTTAGTGAATTGGCTGCAAGCGTATCACATGAAGTCCGTAATCCGATAACTATAACAAAAGGCTTTTTGCAATTGCTTATGACGCCAGATCTTTCAAATCAAAGCAGAATGAGTTATGCTGCTTTGTCATTAAAGGAATTGGAACGAGCAGAAAATATTATAACGGATTATTTATCTATTACAAAAGCAAAACCTGATAGTTACGTT
The nucleotide sequence above comes from Paraliobacillus zengyii. Encoded proteins:
- a CDS encoding sensor histidine kinase, whose product is MIFNFDELLINFLFIFIPYFIFQTFWLDKGKSNHKYTDFIIVILLSLTITFCMAHPIRFSDGIIFDLRQIPFIIGLFYFGWRFGLVLYLTILVNRLFIGGEGFYITFLVTTFMLIFISLFKNKYDCFGIKGKITSLTAAAIFSSIAIVLLSHATIQPLSFEQNLTSINFIIIQGLSMLIFAYIIQNSIQVIKIREELLETEKLKVVSELAASVSHEVRNPITITKGFLQLLMTPDLSNQSRMSYAALSLKELERAENIITDYLSITKAKPDSYVVSTMESDIEYVVSVLSPYAAIHNVDIITKCNNQLVVKYNQNQLQQSFINIAKNCIEAMPDGGVLSIETGVNKNNVIVSIKDSGCGMTKKQLTKLGTPYFTTKETGTGLGMTVSYNAIHQMNGTIKVYSTIGTGTEFNITLPGA